ggCAGTGGGAAGGAAAGTTGTGCTTCATGGAGAAATCCATGGAGGAGCTGAAGAAGTGTGGAATGTTGTGCCAGTTGAAACTGGGGAAGCCTGGACATGATGGAGAGGGAGAAATCCACcccttggggagcagggagagcagtgTTCCTGCTTATGCAGTGGTGGGGACTGGCTTGGAgggggccagcagcagagctagaGCTGTTACAGAAGGCTCCTGCTGGATAACCCCACCCTTCCCCAGGGAGAGGCTTTCCAAGGCAGGTTTCATCAGAGcctgagcctggagctgcttccaGCCTGATCCAAAGCAGATGGACACTGTCCTttggagcaggggaggagggcagagcagagcccaggcacgctctgctgctcctgggaaacgtgacagggaatggggaacaGCAACACCTCCAGCCCTCTGCTTCCACAGCGCCTTCCCGGGAGCCCTCCAGAAAGTTTGGCCCTGCAGGAACACCACAGGCAGCGTTTGTGCCGAGCCCATCTCCCCAGGAGGAGCCAACACCTTTTTGTtccttgttcctgctgctgctcctgcccctgtgGGATCTGAATCCCTGTGAcctctcctttccctgccctggaacaTTCAGGGCTCCAGCTGCGGGGCTGTGGACAGGCAGGTTTGTCCAGCccagacagctctgctgctgctggagacatTCCAGGATGTGTCCTGGAtctgctgggggctgtgcctgtgctgtgcccttttccctttgatttACCACTTCCTCATGTCAGCTTTACAGCTGAGATctggctcctggagctcctcctGTGTCAAACACAGAGGTTTTCCAAGtgtggggaatttgggggcttgcagggagctgcagcagagtttgcagcagcagcatctccatcccagcagcacctcccagctGAAGGTCTGTGCCAGCACCAgcccaggctctccctggcacctTCCCAAGAGGGATTTGCTCACAGATAAAGAGGAACAAAGGGGAAAATCACTCTTTTGGGGTGTGCAGGGGGCTCATGATCCCAATCCACGcaaagccctgggcagcagagctctcctggagcccagCCCGATGTGGAGCTGGAACCTTGTTTGAACAGGGATTGTTTCTGTATCCCGGTGGgaagtgctgctgcctgggcacGAGGGGAGGAACTTGCAGCAAGAGCTCTTGGTGCtggaccaggctctgctccagagcCCTGGCCGAGGATGGATGTGGGCTCTGGCTCCCTGGTTCCCTGTCAGTGTGCCGAGCTGGATCCTGGAGCAGGAcaggagggggtggggaggagcCTTCCTCCCTGGCTGGGGAGGTGCAGGGAAGAGCCAGGGTCCTGGAAGGAACGTGAAGAGGCCCTGGAGCTGTTTGCAGAAATCCTGCTTTGCTTCAagttctctctccagcccagctTCTTCCTGCAGATCCATCCTGGGATTTATTGCTTCTCCTTCCTGCTACCAGCCCCCGATTTCTGGGCTGCCCTTCCTCGAGAAGGGGCCTTTGGCAGGCTCAGAGGCTCCTGCCATGCCAGCAAACATGCCTCGGGAAGCCTCCCAGCCTCCTGTTGGATTCAGCCAGGGCCGGTTccgggcagagctgccccaggccCGTGGGCTGAGCGGTGCCCTGGGATGAACCCCGAGCGCAGCCCCGtccctggcagggagcagaCACGGAGCTGCTCGtccctggcagggagcagaCACGAGCTGTTCACTGTCCCATTTCCAGAGGCTCCGCAGGGAGCGTTGGATGGGATCCAGGCTGTTCCTCCCGCTGAGCTTGCAGGGTTTGCCCTTTGTCTGCCCCTccgaggggaggggacagggcgggccctgggggtggcacagggactgggGGTGCTGGGCAGGAATGAGCTCCTGCTTGGAGCTGGTTTAATCAAATTTCCTGAGGTTAAGCCCTCTGCATCCTGGGAATTTCCTGGTTTTCCAAGAGGGCTGGAGACAGGCTTCACCCTGGGGCTGTGGTGCTGCTTTCTGACTCGCTGAAGATTTTAGGCTGGGCTTGTGTGAGAAGGGTTTGGGAGCCTTTGGGGCAAGTCTGCCCCAGTCACTGGTGACTGGTTGAGCCAAGAGGCTTATCTGTTGCAAATTTGAAAATCCTGAGAGTAAACTGAGAGGAAAATTCCATGTGGAGAGTTCTGCCCTCCCCGTTTTGCTCATCCAGGCAATCCAGTGTGGGTCCTTGGTGGGCTGGAAGTtgctccctggcagctgagcTGTGGCTGATGGTTCTCAGATGGTTTGGGAGGTGATGGTGAAGTTAAAGTGTGACAAATCTGTGTATCCTTGTGCTGAACCTCTCCCTGCCGATGGAATTGTCTCAATGGAGCTTTGGAAAGAGCAGCTGGACACACAAGAGACCTTGTCCAGGACGTGGAGCTGTCAAAGACTCACTGAAGCCTCCGAATCTCTCACTTCAGGGATAGATCTGAAGCGGGCTCCATGGAgtggcagagggagggaggagagacctcagggctgctctgaccTCAGGGCTGGGTCCTGACAGcattgccagggcagggaatgtCTCTGGAGCTGTGGAACCTCCCTGGTCTTCCAGGCACCGAAAACACCGGGGGCAGGGTTTCCCTGGGAGCCATTTCCTGCTCCTGGTGGCTCCAGGGAATGCAGTCTCTGCTTCCAGCCTGGGCTCTGCactcagctgctctggggccccaggaatttcaaattaaaagttTCCCAGCTCTTTCTGGGGGTTTCTCTGGTTTTCTGTGTGTCAGCACAGCCTTGGGTTCCACAGGGGTTCCACAGTCGTGCTGGAACTGAACTGCAGAACAGCATTTACTGTGGTTTGTCGTGTTGCACAGGCTGTGGGTCCACCCGGCCCTGCCACAACGGATTTCTTGATAAACCCAAAGAAACTGGGGCCTGGCCTTGTGGTTTTGGCACAGAGaggtgctgctggccctgctcacCCCTGGAGTCACGAGGAGCTGCACAAatggggctgagcaggaggagaggaacatctgggaggaggaaaaaggagcctcctgctctggggaaggGAGGGTCAGAGCCCGGGCTCTGGGCTTGCTGCTTCAAAGGCTCTGGAGCCTGTGTGGTTGTGTTTGTTGTGTAACGGGCTCAGCCTGGGCCTGGGGGGGTTTGAGCTTCCACGTGCAGCGCTAATcctggggccctgctgctgccctgaccCTGCCTGGAACACTTCTCCTCTCGGGATCTGCCACTGGCAGAGGCACCTGGGGCAGCTCAAACTCTTGGCTTTGTGTCTGTCAGCTTTTCACAGAGGTGGGGCTggtttttagggattttttggcTGCAGCTCCATCAAACCAAGCCCTGCTACAGCTCTGAGCTGTGGAGGGCAGGCCGGCTGCATCCCATATTCCCAACCCTGCATCCAGGGTTTGCTCCCAGATGTATCCCTGTGTGCAGGGAATGAGGTGTTTCCTtggctccctgccctgcagggctgtggggatgTCCTGGCACGTCAGGAGCCTGGGGCAGGGCAGAAATGTTGCTCTGCTGGCTCTCCcagcctcccaccttggcaggGGGAGCTGAGGATCAGAGGATCCCGGGAAGCTGCTGGATCAGCCCCAGGGtggagcagggaggagcaggagaggtGGCTGCTGGGTCCTGGGGGGCTGGGACCAATTGTCCCCGGGGGACAACCTGATGGCACCTGAGGCGCCAGTAGGTGCTGCCAAATCAGTACTCTGAGGGTGCAgaggggctgccagggctgggacccCTCGGGGTTTTGTTGTGGCTCCCAAATtccctgtgtgtgtccctggaaggggaaggacaggagctggctgctgacagggaggagctgctgcttcctccaTCCCTCACCTTCCTGCCTGTGGGAGGAAATGGGATTGCCCTGCTCCCCACTCctgtgctgctttccagagAGGAACCCACGAGGTCCCCAGGGTGGGGACATTGCTGGCAGTGTCCtcgtgctgctgcagctgtggggtggtGGCACAAGGCCACCAGCCTGGCTTTGGCTCCACTGCTGCCAGGCCAGGCTCCCCTGCACTCCTTGGCTTCTCCTGTTCCTGCTTTCCCATcgcttcctgcagctcctgctggcattccctgctccctgcccggGCCCAGGATGCACCCTCGGGGAGAGGTGGCACCCAGGGTGGATGGCACCATGGCCAGGGCCCCATTTAACCCCTGTCCCTGTTGTCCAGCAGCGCCCCGGGATGCCCCCCGGGGGCAGgatgcccatggcagggctgcaggtgggacccccgggagcccccccgTACGGAGCAGCGACCCCGCTGAGGCCCGGCCTGCCCCAGGCCATGATGGATCCCTTCAGGAAGCGCCTGCTGACCCCCCAGGCACAGCCACCCATGGCCACCCCGAGGAGAGGGTAAGGCTGGGATGTCCCGTCCCAGAAGGATCCCCACGGGAAGATGGGGGGGGAGTCTTGCTGGGTCCTGGCTGCACTTTGTAAAATCACAGAGTGGGTGGGGTGGAAGGACCTCagagcccatccagtcccaccccagggcaccttccactctcccagggtgctccaagctccTTGAACATTCCCAGGACTACCACACTAATCCTTGCTGACAGGGAGCTGCATCCCTGCTTCTCTATGTATCCAGGTTGTGTTTCATCTCCAGTTTTCCATCTGACCTGAGCCAGGAGCTGCTTGCTTCAAACCAGGCACAATAATTCATTCCCGACAGGTTCTTCTGCTGGGAAACTtctccagagcacagcagagccctTTTCTGGAAATACctatataaatagaaataatatcTAATATCAATGAGATGTCACTGCAGATACAGAGCTGTAAAAAGATGGCTATAATTCCATTCAGGACAGGGATCCCAGGGTTGTGTTCAGTCAGTGTTTGCCTCTCTTCAAGACCCCAAAGCCTCTCCAGGTCTCCGTTCAAGTGTCACCTCATGCAGagtgccacagctcctgctgcagagggGGGGACCAGCAGGGTTTTcctccagcctggcagctgccagAGCTTGGGAATGGGATGTTTTGGGATGGAGGCAGAGATTCCTCACTTTGCAGCTTCCTCTCACTCTGACCTCCACACCAGGAACCAAAGAGCCTCGTGgggtccccagcagcagctcctgggggtcTTCTTTGTCCTCTGGCAGGCACAGATGTGGCTGGAaggatgggatggggctggcagATTTTAGGGAaggatgggatggggctggcagATTTTAGGGAaggatgggatggggctgaCAGATTTTAGGGAAGTGTGGGATGGGCGTGGCAGATTTTAGGGAtgctccctggagctgcagtcAGGGCAGGACTCTTTGTTTGGGCTCTGCAGCATCTCCTCGCTGGTTCCCAACCCTGCTGATCCCTCTCTGTTGGGGCTGTTAGGCTCCTAGAATCTCCAGGCAGGATCCCTTGGTGCTCATGGATGCTCAGgtcccattcccttccctggcagctCCATTGGCTTCGGGATCCCTCCTGGGCCatcccagcactgcacagctggagcagcctggcacccACAGGGACATCAGAGCCATCCCATCAGGACTGGGATCAGGGATCAGCCAGGCTCGTGGCTGGGCATTCCCTGCTCCGAGCCGCCGGATCAAGGGATTAGGAgcttccagctgctctggggtgtccagACCCTGCAGGCAGCGGGGGTTGGATGGGGCAGGCATTGCTCCAAAGCAGGGCTCTGACCTCTCCTGCAGTGTTCCCCTGGAGCATGCAGTGTCCCCCGGGCCCCTCCCATgtcatcctgctgctccaggtgcaGCTGGAGAAACGGGaattccctgtgctgctggagcctgCCCCATCTCCCGGGCAGGAAAACAGGAGAGCattccctgctgtgcccaggctgagcaggagctgggcacaggggtgGGCTCGGGGCGATGGAAATCTGCAGTGGGCAGGGTTGGATCCAGCTGAGCTGGATTTTCCCAGGATTTCAGCCCCACCACAGCAGGGTTTGGTTTGAGCTGGGTTTGAGGGAGTTCCTGGCAGTGGCTTTGGTTTGGAGCACTGAGAGAATGGGATGGCTGCTTTCagaggggaaatttgggaattctgtcccacagccctgcctttGCCTTATCACCTTTGCTTTCTCCAGCATTTCCTGGATTTCCTTCCCTGGTGTCAGGCTGCAACatccaacaccttccccccaggAGTATCCTGAGTGGGAATGGAcccccagtcccacccctggccctgcccagaccccccaacatcccaccctgggcacccctggcagcgctgtccaaatgctcctggagctctggcagcctcggggctgggaccattccctggggaacctgggcagtgccagcacctctgggggaagaacctttcccagTATCCATCCCccagcaggcaggcagcagggtgTCCTGTGGGAGCTGTAATGTTTCCTGTTTCCCAGGgtgaagaggaggaagatggCTGACAAGGTGCTGCCACAGAGGGTGAGTGTCACCTCAGCCCAGGGgacagagctgagctgctgcaggggatgGGGGGTCCCCAAAAAGGGAGGATCTCCCTGAGTTCCCTCCTGCCCACTGGGAATTTCTGTTCAATCCCAAACCACCCTGGAATGcttctgtctgtccctctggcACGGCAAGAGAGGGTTGGGGTGGGGTCAGACTCTGAGCAAGTGAGGAGCaggaatggggtgggatggaGATCTTAGGAGGTCCCTAAGAGTCCCTAATGAGACTCCAGGGTTCCATTCCAtgcaggaatgctgctgggaACAGCGACAGGctccagactggtttgggcAGAGCTTTGCAGGGCTCCAGGCtgggtttaaaataaaaactggaTATTGGACTTGTCACCTGGTGTCTCCCTGGCTGCTAAGGCTGTGGGAGGgatccagcccatcccagcacaCTGGGATTGACCATTCCTGTGTCCAGATCCGGGAGCTGGTCCCAGAATCCCAGGCCTACATGGACCTCCTGGCCTTCGAGCGCAAGCTGGACCAAACCATTGCTCGGAAGAGGATGGAGATCCAGGAGGCCATCAAGAAACCCCTGACGGTGAGCTGGGGGACTGAGAGGGGGCTGGAAATCATGGAATCGTGGGAAACTTAAGGTTGGAAAAATCCTCTGaggtcatccagtccaaccatcACCCTAAGCCATATCCCCAGGTGGGATAGCCACACGTTTCTGggacacttcagggatggggGATTCCAcctctgcccagggcagcccttTCCAATGTTTACAACCCTTTCTGTGGATAAATGTTCCCTAATACCAATCTAAACTTTCCCTGAGGCCGTTTCCTCTCATGCTGACATGGAGATGGGTGCTGCACTCCCCTCTCACTCTGTCCATCCCTTTCTCTGTTCCCATTCCACAGCAAAAGCGGAAGCTCAGGATTTACATCTCCAACACCTTCACCCCGGccaaggaggagggagagggaggggagcgtGTGGCCTCCTGGGAGCTCCGTGTGGAGGGGAAACTGCTGGAGGATGTGAGgatccagcagggctggagggatggcaggaggagctctggTCCATCAGGAGCAtccagagggagggagggaggagctggTCTGTCAGGATCCAGGAGGGATGGACTGGTGGTGGTGGGAGGAGCTGGTCCATGGGGAGCATCCAGGAGGGATGAGGTGCTGGTGGGAGGAACTCTGATCCATCAGGACTCAGGAGGGATCCATGATGGTGGGAGGAGGAGCACTGGTCCACAACAATCCAAGATGGATGAGGAGGTGGTGGGAGCACTGGTCCATAAAGATCCAGGAGGGAAGGAGTGATGGTGGGAGGAGCACTGGTCCATCAGGAGCATCCAGGAGGGATGAGGAagtgggaggaggagctggTCCATCAGGAGCATCCAGGAGGGATGAGGaggtgctgggagcactggtgctGTGCTGAGAGCTCAGCTGGGGCAGCCCCCGCCCTGCTCTGGGGTCTAGagctggatttgggatcaggaATCTCTGCTGCCCTGTCTGCAGCCCAGCAAGCAGAAGAGGAAGTTCTCCTCCTTCTTCAAGAGCCTTGTGATCGAGCTGGACAAGGAGCTCTACGGGCCGGACAATCACCTGGTGGAGGTGAGGTGGGAGGGGATCCCAGTGGGGAATGGGGGCAcggccctgctgctccccctctGGATGCTCAGCTCCCAGGCCAGGGCCTGTCCTGCTGGGAGAGGGGCCTGAGCAGGtttttggggctgggggcagtgccaGACCCTCCATGGGGACCACGTTCTCCTGCTTTGCCAGCTCGGGTTTAGGGATGCCTTTTCTCCCCTGGCAGAGCTCGGCTCTGACCCCTCACGGCCCAGGTCCCGAGCCAGCGCTGGAGCTGTGgtgtgtggggacagggacgtggCCCCAGAGGCAGCTTGCccccccagcctggcacagagggtCCCCACGGGTTGCTGATCCCCCAGGAGGCTCACCCCAGAGCCCCTTTGGGAAGAAGGGTTTgccctcctgcctgtccctgagCTTGGAGGGTCCTTAGGGGGGTTTAAGCCATACCTGGCAGAGGGTTCAGACCTTTTTTGGGTGCTCCTGCCTGGAGCTCTCCCTGCACCCAGCTCTTGCTTTTGCCCTGGGAGATTCTGTGGAGAAGCTGAATCCCCTTCCAGGGGAAGCTGGGAGAGGCTCTGATGCACATTCCTGCAGGATTGATCCGGAAGCTgtgggagccctgcaccccaaGCACTCAGGGCTGGAACtgccccagtccatcccagtgctggagcacagcctggggtgggatggactgggagagctctgagctgccACCCTGGGATCAGGAACTGCCAGGGGTGCCCCAGGCTgggtggctgtgccagccccggccagagccccagcccagctgtgcagaCACAGACCCTGCTGGCAGGGTTGGTTCCATGGCCCTGGCCTGAgcagtgtccccattgtccctcGCAGTGGCACCGGATGCCCACGACCCAGGAGACCGACGGCTTCCAGGTGAAGCGTCCCGGGGATGTCAATGTGAAGTGCACGCTGCTGCTCATGTTGGACCACCAGGTATGGCCTGGGGCCACCTGGACGCCACCCaggagtggggatgggctgggacagggcttcGGATGAGGGTTTGGGCATGTAGGGATTGAAAGGAGCACAGGGAGCTCCAGGCATGGACCCACAGtgccacaggggctgtgggggactCCTGAGGGCCCCCCCCCTCTTCTttgggcagcaggaggaattcCTCTGTGGAAAGGTAGTTAAAAACTGGGACAGGGCCTTGGATGAGTGTTTGGGGCATGCAGGGATCAAAAGGTGCACAGGGAGCTCTGTGAAAGGGAGTTAAAAACTGGGACAAGCTGCCCAGAGAgtgctggagtccccatcccttcaggtgtcccaggagcactcagtgctccaggctggggacaggacaggggtgggtcaggctgggctctgctctggggggcttttccagcctggctgcttcCGTGGCTGacccccgctgtccccacagcccccccagTACAAGCTGGACCCACGGCTGGCCCGGCTGCTGGGGGTGCACACCCAGACCAGGGCCAGCATCATGCAGGCCCTGTGGCTCTACATCAAACACAACAAACTGCAGGACAGCCACGAGAAGGAGTTCATCAACTGCAACCGCTACTTCCGCCAGGTACCTGCACATTCCCACCTCATCCAGCTGGGAAAAGCCTCTCACCAGCTCCCACAGCCCTTCCAGTCTCTGGTTGTGCCCCTTCCCTGGGTTCTGGCTCGCACCACCAGCTTGGGGATgccccacctggctgcacagGTGAGGGGAGATCCTGCCATGGGTGCCAAAGGCTCTGCTTCACCCCTAGATCTTCAACTGTGTCCGCATGCGCTTCTCCGAGATCCCCATGAagctggcagggctgctgcagcacccGGACCCCATCATCATCAACCACACCATCAGGTGGGGGCACAGCGTGCGGACGGCCCtgaggggctctgggctgggcactGGGTGGGCAATGGCTCCAGGGCTGAAGGGGCTCCATGGGATGGGGAGTGGGCAGTGTCCCTGGGACTGGGGGTGCTCAGTAGGGTGGGGAGTGAGCCAAgcactgtccccagggctggggcgcTCCGTGGGCTGGGGCCACAGGAGGCTTTGAGGTCTCCAGACTGAAGGACCAGCACAAGTCACCTGGGAGGGGAAGAACCACCAAATTTGAGGCTTCTTTGGGCACTGGTGTTGTTGTTGGGGGTCCATCCACCCCCAGCCAGGTGGGGGCTCAGCAGGTCCCCCCAACCCCATTCCCCCAGTGTGGACCCCAATGACCAGAAGAAGACAGCCTGCTACGACATCGACGTGGAGGTGGACGATCCCCTCAAAGCCCAGATGAGCAATTTCCTGGCCTCCACCACCAACCAGCAGGAAATCGCCTCCCTGGATGCCAAGGTGGgaggggacactgccagggggcagctgtgtcctgtggggggagcacagctcctctgaCCCCTGTCACCTGCCCAGATCCATGAGACCATCGAGTCCATCAACCAGCTGAAGACACAGAGGGATTTCATGCTGAGCTTCAGC
This genomic window from Anomalospiza imberbis isolate Cuckoo-Finch-1a 21T00152 chromosome 22, ASM3175350v1, whole genome shotgun sequence contains:
- the SMARCD2 gene encoding SWI/SNF-related matrix-associated actin-dependent regulator of chromatin subfamily D member 2; this translates as MAGRGAFPLSPLPPSAAPPAPGPGTALLRGPSPAPAAAPGYRAMGPAAAQYQQRPGMPPGGRMPMAGLQVGPPGAPPYGAATPLRPGLPQAMMDPFRKRLLTPQAQPPMATPRRGVKRRKMADKVLPQRIRELVPESQAYMDLLAFERKLDQTIARKRMEIQEAIKKPLTQKRKLRIYISNTFTPAKEEGEGGERVASWELRVEGKLLEDPSKQKRKFSSFFKSLVIELDKELYGPDNHLVEWHRMPTTQETDGFQVKRPGDVNVKCTLLLMLDHQPPQYKLDPRLARLLGVHTQTRASIMQALWLYIKHNKLQDSHEKEFINCNRYFRQIFNCVRMRFSEIPMKLAGLLQHPDPIIINHTISVDPNDQKKTACYDIDVEVDDPLKAQMSNFLASTTNQQEIASLDAKIHETIESINQLKTQRDFMLSFSNNPQDFIQEWIKSQRRDLKIITDVIGNPEEERRAEFYQQPWAQEAVGRHIFAKVQQRRQELEQVLGIRLT